In Balaenoptera musculus isolate JJ_BM4_2016_0621 chromosome 19, mBalMus1.pri.v3, whole genome shotgun sequence, one genomic interval encodes:
- the LOC118885227 gene encoding zinc finger protein 134-like, producing the protein MAHPCDLCGPILKDILHLDEHQETHHGLKPYTCGACGRQFWFSANFDQHQKLYNVEKLLRGDKGRTSFVKNCRACEEPHLSEKPFACEEEQKNFQTSLGSHQQKATHSKRKTRSTESREAYHHIGQMHYKCSECGKAFSRKDTLVQHQRIHTGEKPYECSECGKAFSRKATLVQHQRIHTGERPYECSECGKAFSRKDNLTQHKRIHTGEMPYKCGECGKYFSHHSNLIVHQRVHNGARPYKCHDCGKVFRHKSTLVQHESIHTGENPYVCSECGKSFGHKYTLIKHQRIHTEARPFECIECGKFFSRSSDFIAHQRVHTGERPFVCSKCGKDFIRTSHLVRHQKVHTGERPYECNECGKSYSLSSHLIRHQKVHTARRL; encoded by the coding sequence ATGGCTCACCCTTGTGACTTATGTGGCCCAatcttgaaagatattttgcACCTGGATGAACACCAAGAAACACACCATGGACTGAAACCTTACACATGTGGGGCATGTGGGAGACAATTCTGGTTCAGTGCAAACTTTGACCAGCACCAGAAGCTGTACAATGTAGAGAAACTATTAAGAGGAGACAAAGGCAGGACCTCATTTGTGAAGAACTGTAGGGCTTGTGAAGAACCTCACCTGTCAGAGAAGCCCTTTGCATGTGAGGAGGAGCAGAAGAACTTCCAGACTAGTTTGGGGAGTCACCAGCAAAAGGCCACCcacagcaagaggaaaacaaggaGCACTGAGAGCAGGGAGGCCTATCATCACATTGGACAAATGCATTAcaagtgcagtgaatgtgggaaagctttcagtcgCAAAGATACACTTGTCCAGCACCAGAGAATCCATACTGGAGAAAAGCCTTacgagtgcagtgaatgtgggaaagcgtTCAGCCGCAAAGCCACACTTGTCCAGCACCAGAGAATCcacacaggagaaaggccttatgagtgcagtgaatgtggaaaagcctttagCCGCAAAGACAACCTTACTCAGCACAaaagaattcacactggagaaatGCCTTATAAGTGTGGCGAATGTGGCAAATACTTCAGCCATCACTCCAACCTAATTGTACACCAGAGAGTTCACAATGGAGCAAGGCCTTATAAGTGCCACGATTGTGGGAAAGTCTTCAGACACAAATCCACACTTGTTCAGCATGAGAGTATCCACACTGGAGAAAATCCTTATGtttgcagtgaatgtgggaaatcctttGGCCACAAATACACCCTCATTAAAcaccagagaattcatactgaGGCAAGGCCTTTTGAGTGCATTGAATGTGGGAAATTCTTTAGTCGAAGCTCTGACTTTATTGCACACCAGAGAGTTCACACAGGTGAAAGGCCTTTTGTGTGCAGCAAATGTGGGAAAGATTTCATCAGAACCTCCCACCTTGTTCGGCACCAAaaagttcacactggagaaaggccatATGAATGCAATGAATGTGGAAAATCGTATAGCTTAAGCTCCCATCTCATTAGGCACCAGAAAGTTCACACTGCCAGAAGGCTTTAG